The Halioglobus maricola genome segment TCACCATTGGCAGGCAGCACGTCGAAGCCGGCTTCGCTGGTTTGCTGTCTGATCTGGATAACAGGCGCGCGGTGAACGAGCACATCGTAAATAGTGCGATCGAGTGAGTACTTGTCGATGCCGCTGCCCATAGTGGCGTTGCCCTGGGGGTCGAGGTCTACCAGCAGTACCTGCTTCTTCATGGCGGCAAGGGACGCGGCCAGGTTGACGCAGGTCGTGGTTTTTCCCACCCCACCTTTCTGGTTCGCTATTGCGAGAACTCTTGCCACACTCAACCCCTGGTCTGTTATGTCTTTGCGTTGCTAGAGCAACGTCATATCCACCAGGTGGCGCTGCTCGTCCAGCCCTGGCACATGCAATTCATGTACACATTCCAACTGGCACTCAGCTGCGACGGCGGCAATTTCCTTCTCCGGATAGGCGCCTTTCATAGCGAGAAAGTGGCCGTTTCGGCCTAACAGGTGGCGGCAACCGCGCACCATGTCCTCGATTGAGGCGAACGCCCGCGACAATACCGTGTCGAAGGGAGCCTCCGGCGCAAAGGATTCAACGCGCGCCTGGTGAACTGTCATATTATCCAAGCCCAGCGCAGTTTTCACCTGAAACAGGAAGCGAGTCTTTTTACCGTTGCTGTCTAGCAGGTGAAATTCGCGCTCCGGGAACAATATCGACATAGGAACCCCCGGAAGACCTCCGCCTGTGCCGACATCGATCAGGCGTGAACCGCGAATACAGGGTGCAATCGCCAGGCTGTCGAGCAAATGTCGGGTCACCATCTGGGCCGGGTCGCGCACGGCGGTCAGGTTATAGGCCTTGTTCCATTTGATCAGTAATTCGAGGTAGGCCAACAGCTTCGCCTGGGCCTGGGCGTCCTGCGCAACACCGAGTGTGTGGCAGCCTGCCTTCAGCTGGGACGCGAGGGCTTTGTCTAATGCGGCAGACAAATCAGGCGAGCTGGCGCGAATCGCCGGCAACCGCCAGGGCGCCGCGCTTCTTCAGGTAGATCAACAGCAGTGACACTGCCGCCGGTGTGACTCCCGGAATGCGCCCGGCACGGGCCAGAGTCTCCGGACGGGCTTCGCCAAGAGTCTGCTTCACCTCGTTGGAGAGGCCGTCTACCTGATCGTAGTCCAGGTCAGCTGGCAGGGCGGTATTTTCGTAGCGTCGCAAGCGCGCTACTTCATCCTTCTGGCGATCGATATAGCCGGCATACTTGGCCTGTATCGACACCTGTTCCGCAGCCTGGGTGTCCGCTGTGGGCTCACCTTTTATTGACGCCACGTCGGTATAGTCGAGCTCGGGACGTTTTATCAGGTCCGCGAGGGAATACTCCCGGGTCAGCGGGCTGGAAAGCTTGGCCGCCAGTTGTTGCTCTTCGGCGCTACCTGGATGCACCCAGGTCGTGGCCAGGCGCTGGCTTTCGCGCTCCATGGCCTCGCGTTTCTGTTCGAATCGCTGCCAGCGCGTGTCACAGACCAGACCGAATTCACGGCCCTGTGGCGTGAGGCGCAGGTCGGCATTGTCTTCCCGTAACAGCAGGCGGTGTTCCGCCCGGGAAGTAAACATACGATAGGGCTCGATGGTACCGATCGTGATCAGGTCATCGACCAATACACCAATATACGCCTCATCCCTTCGGGGGCACCAGGGTTCTTCACCGCGAACGGCCAGGGCCGCATTCATACCGGCCAACAGCCCCTGGGCCGCAGCCTCTTCGTAGCCCGTTGTGCCATTGATCTGGCCGGCGAAATAGAGCCCGGGCAAGGCCTTGGTTTCCAGTGAGTACTGCAGGTCGCGCGGGTCAAAGAAATCGTATTCGATGGCATAGCCAGGGCGAGTGATATGGGCATTTTCAAAGCCGACAATGGAATGCACCAGATCGATCTGCACATCAAAGGGCAGGCTGGTGGAAATGCCGTTGGGGTACAACTCCGGAGTAGACAAACCTTCCGGCTCAATAAATACCTGGTGGGAGTTCTTGTCAGCAAAGCGGTGAATTTTGTCTTCAACACTGGGGCAATAGCGTGGGCCTACACCCTCGATCACCCCAGAAAACAATGGGGAGCGGTCCAGACCGGCGCGAATAATTTCGTGGGTGCGCTCATTGGTATGCGTAATCCAACAGCAGCGCTGTTCCGGATGCTCAGAGACATCACCGATAAAAGACATCACCGGTAAAGGTTCGTCGCCCCACTGTTCTTCGAGACCGGCAAAGTTCACACTGCGAGCGTCAATACGCGGCGGAGTGCCGGTTTTCAGGCGCTCAACCCGGAACGGGAGCTCGCGCAGCCGGTCCGCCAGTGCAATAGAGGGTGGATCGCCCGCTCGGCCGCCAGAAGAATTCTCAAGACCAATATGCAACTTACCGCCGAGGAAGGTGCCGGTCGTCAGCACCACACGCGGTGCACGGAATATCACACCCATTTGAGTGATAGCGCCGGCCACGACACCGTTCTCGATCAAAAGGTCGTCCACCGGTTGCTGGAAAATGGACAAGTTGTCCTGCGCTTCGAGAATCTCGCGTATCGCGTTGCGGTATAACACCCGGTCGGCCTGTGCGCGGGTGGCGCGCACGGCCGGGCCCTTGCGGGAATTGAGAATACGGAACTGGATACCCGCGCGGTCAGTAGCTCGACCCATGGCGCCGCCCAGCGCATCCACTTCTTTTACCAGGTGGCTCTTGCCAATACCGCCAATCGCCGGATTACAAGACATCTGGCCCAGGGTATCCACGCTGTGGGTGAGCAACAGGGTGCGACAACCCATGCGGGCAGCTGCAAGGCACGCCTCGGTCCCGGCGTGTCCGCCGCCAACCACTATCACATCGAATGTCTGCTTGAATTCCACTTGGAGCCTGTCCTCTATCGGGGGCGAGATTATACGTGGGGGCGCGCAGGTGTTCAAAAAATGTTCACTGGCAATAGTACGGCCTTGGTCTGGAAAAAGCCCTTGTGTAAAGTATGGTCTCCGGTGGCCCCGACCACCAATAATACCCTGATAGAGACTCACCTATGGATTGGCTCCTCGCCTTGCTCGCCGTCTTTAATATCGCCTCGATGATCGCAATTTTTACCCCGCGGCAGAAACCACGGGACGGCGCGCCCTGGGTCCAGTTTTTTGTCGCCCTGTTGGCCACTGAGCTGAGTTGGCTGTGGTTGCCTATACAGGCGACATTAGCGCTAATTCTGGTGCTGGCCGGCGCAACCGACAGCGGACTAGGCACAATCGCAATGTTCGCACTGCTTGTTTCCTGGAGCGGATTAGTCTGGAGTTTCCTGCAATCTCAAAAAGCCCAACCTGCCCTCGAGGGTGCACTGTTAAAAGGGCTGGGCCACGACTATATGGACTCCATACCCCGGGACCGAATTGACGCTCTGCGTTCAGAGGTTAATTTCAGCGACTGGAAAAACCCGGTCGATTACAAGAAACCCGGTGTTGAAGTCATCAAGAACATTGCCTATGGCCCCCACGGTGTCCGCCAGCAGTTGGATATCTACCGCCCCGAAACCATCCCTGAGGGAGGCTGCCCGGTCGTGTTGCAGATCCATGGCGGCGCGTGGTCCATTGGCGACAAAGCCAGCCAGGCCCTGCCGCTGATGTACCACCTGGCGAGTCGCGGCTGGATCTGCGTGGCGGCTAATTACCGCCTCAGCCCAAGTGTGGGCTTTCCCACACACCTCACCGATTGCAAAAAAGCCCTTTGCTGGATTCGAGAGCACGGCGAGGACTATGGAATGGATACCAGTTTTGTCGCCGTCACCGGCGGTTCTGCAGGCGGCCACCTCACCGCACTGATGGGCCTGACAGCCAACCGTCCCGAGTTACAGGAAGAACACCCTGCAACCGATACCTCGCTTCAGGCAGTTGTCCCTTTCTATGGGGTGTACGACTTTATGGTCCGCTACAACCAGCATCCAAACCGCGAGGCCTACCAGAACTTCGCCAAGGGCAAAGTTATCCACGAAACACCGGAGCAGAACCCGGAGCTGTGGGACCTGGCATCGCCCGTGGCACAGATTCACGCGGAGCTACCGCCCTTTTTTGTACTCCACGGTACCCTGGACAGCCTGGCCCAGCTAAATGACTGCAGGGTATTTATCGAAAAACTGAGAGAGACCTCAAATGGTCCGGTGGCTTACGCTGAGCTGCCCGGCACAGAACACGCCTGGGAAACCATCCACTCATTGCGAACCGAGCATACCATCAACACCGTACACCGATTCCTGGAATGGTCCCTGGCCGAGTTTCGCAGTGAGCAGCAGGATGAATTATGAGGGGAGGCGCTGCTCCAACCACGCGAGCAAGTCACCAAGCACCTCGTCCTGCTCGGGCTCATTGAAGATCTCATGGTAAAGCTTCGGATAAAGTTTGAGCGTTTTGTCTTCGGAACGCACCTTGCCATTGAGATGCTTTGATCCCTCAGCCGAAGTCATGCTGTCTGCCTCGCCGTGCATCAGTAGCAGCGGCAAGGTGATTTTGTGTGCCTCGGCCTGAATAGTATTCATGCCATTAAACAGCTCAGAGACAAATCGCGCCGACATTTTGCCGTGGTGCACTAACGGATCATCATTGTAAGCCGCTACCACCGCCGGATCTCGACTGACGCCTTCTGAGTCCAGTTGCAGCACACCCAGGGAAGGTGTTGTTTTAGACAGCAGCTTGATTGACAACAACTGCCCTTTCCCCGGTTCTATATCTGTCTTGATGGCGGGGCCTGAGAGCGCTGCACCCAGGAATTCATCCTGATATTCAAGCAGGTAGAGGGCGCTGATTAGTCCACCCATACTATGGCCCAGCAGGAACATAGGCACCTTGTCGAAATCCCAACTCACCTGACGACGAAATATCTCCAGCGTATCCAGATAGTGCTGGAATTTTTCCATGTGGCCGTATTCGCCATCTGACTGGCCATGGCCAATATGGTCCAGGGCTGCCACGGCAAAGCCCTTGCCAGTCAATAACTCAGCGACATGGCGATACCGATTACTGTGTTCACCGGCACCGTGTACCAGCAAAACAACTGCCTTCGGTGGGTCTTCCGGGGTCCAGTATTGGTAATAAATGGAATGGCCAGCGGCGCCCTGGAAACGGCCGTCACGATGTTGCATGGGTCAACTCCCTAGCCGAGGTCGGCGATAAAAGTGCGGATTTCTTCCCAGGCCTCCCTGGCCTCAGTCAGATCAGGATAAAACATGTGCCATACGTGCACCACATTGGGCCAGGTCTGCAATTTTGCGACCGATCCCTGGGATACCGCTCGATTGACATAGCGTCTGCCATCGTCACGCAGCATCTCAGACTCGCTGGCATGAACCAGCGTAGGCGGCAAATTACTGAGATCACCGAACACCGGTGACAACACTGGATTGGCAGGAGTTGTGCGGTTCTGGAACCAACCCATCCAGAGCAGAAGTGGGCGCGGAATTTTCGCCAGCTGGCCAAACATAGGGCCGAGCATAGCGTCTGTTTCGATATTTGCCTTCATGCTCGGGGATCCGAGCGTGAGATCAGTGACAGGCGACAGCGCTACCACACCATCAGCTTTACGCGACCCGTGGTCACGACTCCAGGCGCTCATCATCAGGGAGAGGTTTCCTCCCGCCGAATCGCCCGCGATATAGATATGTTCAGGGGCAGACGCACCATCAGGGCCATTTTCTAACAGCCATTCGTATGCCGTCTGGCAGTCTTCAACACCCGCTAGACGGGCATGCTCAGGCATCAATCGATAATCGATAGACAGGACCGTCAGACCGCAGAGATGGGCGAAGTGAGCGGTCACATTCCGATGGCTGCGCGGGCTGCCCATGACGAAACCGCCCCCGTGGATATAGAGCAAACGCCGGTTTGGGTCAGATTCCGGGGCAACCACCCACTCAGCAGGCACTCCCCCGGCATCAACGGGGGTAATCGTGGCGGGCAGGTCGAGGCCTTCTGCCATATTGTCTATATATTCACGTAGCAGCTTCAGCTGTTGCCGGCGAGGTTGCTGACGAATAGGGCCTACACCGACCTTGAGCGACGCTTCAACCTTGCTCCGCTCTTCGCTGGAACCGGATTCGCCCGAAAACTGCTCCCCCGAGTGCGCATCGTACATACCCAGGTCCTCACCACTCAGGTAGAAGCGGCTGACCAACAAAATCACCGCCACAAGACCAACAAGCAACCACAGCCAAAACATGGCTTTTCCTCAATTTATTCGCAGAGGCAGCATTCTCGGACCCCGGCGGCGATGACACAAGTCCCAATGTCTCGTCTTGTCAGCCCCATCACAGATTGGGTAGCATGCAGGGGCAAGCTCAAAAAATGATCAACATGGAGTCAGTATATGTCTGAGTATCATGTGGTACCCCCTTTGCTTGGTCTGGCCGGTCTGGCCGTTGCTTTCATCATTTATCACATTATGGTTCGCCACAATCACGGAGACGGTCTGGTAAAACGGATTGGCGACCAGATTCATCTGGGCGCAATGGTGTTCATGCAGCGTGAGTACAAGATGCTCGGCATCTTCGGTCTGGTTCTGCTAGTGGCAATCTTTGTATCCCCATTGGGCGCCAACACCGCGATCGCGTTTC includes the following:
- the rsmG gene encoding 16S rRNA (guanine(527)-N(7))-methyltransferase RsmG; protein product: MSAALDKALASQLKAGCHTLGVAQDAQAQAKLLAYLELLIKWNKAYNLTAVRDPAQMVTRHLLDSLAIAPCIRGSRLIDVGTGGGLPGVPMSILFPEREFHLLDSNGKKTRFLFQVKTALGLDNMTVHQARVESFAPEAPFDTVLSRAFASIEDMVRGCRHLLGRNGHFLAMKGAYPEKEIAAVAAECQLECVHELHVPGLDEQRHLVDMTLL
- a CDS encoding alpha/beta hydrolase, with translation MFWLWLLVGLVAVILLVSRFYLSGEDLGMYDAHSGEQFSGESGSSEERSKVEASLKVGVGPIRQQPRRQQLKLLREYIDNMAEGLDLPATITPVDAGGVPAEWVVAPESDPNRRLLYIHGGGFVMGSPRSHRNVTAHFAHLCGLTVLSIDYRLMPEHARLAGVEDCQTAYEWLLENGPDGASAPEHIYIAGDSAGGNLSLMMSAWSRDHGSRKADGVVALSPVTDLTLGSPSMKANIETDAMLGPMFGQLAKIPRPLLLWMGWFQNRTTPANPVLSPVFGDLSNLPPTLVHASESEMLRDDGRRYVNRAVSQGSVAKLQTWPNVVHVWHMFYPDLTEAREAWEEIRTFIADLG
- the mnmG gene encoding tRNA uridine-5-carboxymethylaminomethyl(34) synthesis enzyme MnmG; the protein is MEFKQTFDVIVVGGGHAGTEACLAAARMGCRTLLLTHSVDTLGQMSCNPAIGGIGKSHLVKEVDALGGAMGRATDRAGIQFRILNSRKGPAVRATRAQADRVLYRNAIREILEAQDNLSIFQQPVDDLLIENGVVAGAITQMGVIFRAPRVVLTTGTFLGGKLHIGLENSSGGRAGDPPSIALADRLRELPFRVERLKTGTPPRIDARSVNFAGLEEQWGDEPLPVMSFIGDVSEHPEQRCCWITHTNERTHEIIRAGLDRSPLFSGVIEGVGPRYCPSVEDKIHRFADKNSHQVFIEPEGLSTPELYPNGISTSLPFDVQIDLVHSIVGFENAHITRPGYAIEYDFFDPRDLQYSLETKALPGLYFAGQINGTTGYEEAAAQGLLAGMNAALAVRGEEPWCPRRDEAYIGVLVDDLITIGTIEPYRMFTSRAEHRLLLREDNADLRLTPQGREFGLVCDTRWQRFEQKREAMERESQRLATTWVHPGSAEEQQLAAKLSSPLTREYSLADLIKRPELDYTDVASIKGEPTADTQAAEQVSIQAKYAGYIDRQKDEVARLRRYENTALPADLDYDQVDGLSNEVKQTLGEARPETLARAGRIPGVTPAAVSLLLIYLKKRGALAVAGDSRQLA
- a CDS encoding alpha/beta hydrolase, producing the protein MDWLLALLAVFNIASMIAIFTPRQKPRDGAPWVQFFVALLATELSWLWLPIQATLALILVLAGATDSGLGTIAMFALLVSWSGLVWSFLQSQKAQPALEGALLKGLGHDYMDSIPRDRIDALRSEVNFSDWKNPVDYKKPGVEVIKNIAYGPHGVRQQLDIYRPETIPEGGCPVVLQIHGGAWSIGDKASQALPLMYHLASRGWICVAANYRLSPSVGFPTHLTDCKKALCWIREHGEDYGMDTSFVAVTGGSAGGHLTALMGLTANRPELQEEHPATDTSLQAVVPFYGVYDFMVRYNQHPNREAYQNFAKGKVIHETPEQNPELWDLASPVAQIHAELPPFFVLHGTLDSLAQLNDCRVFIEKLRETSNGPVAYAELPGTEHAWETIHSLRTEHTINTVHRFLEWSLAEFRSEQQDEL
- a CDS encoding alpha/beta hydrolase encodes the protein MQHRDGRFQGAAGHSIYYQYWTPEDPPKAVVLLVHGAGEHSNRYRHVAELLTGKGFAVAALDHIGHGQSDGEYGHMEKFQHYLDTLEIFRRQVSWDFDKVPMFLLGHSMGGLISALYLLEYQDEFLGAALSGPAIKTDIEPGKGQLLSIKLLSKTTPSLGVLQLDSEGVSRDPAVVAAYNDDPLVHHGKMSARFVSELFNGMNTIQAEAHKITLPLLLMHGEADSMTSAEGSKHLNGKVRSEDKTLKLYPKLYHEIFNEPEQDEVLGDLLAWLEQRLPS